GTTGTTGGCCATGGTGCGGAAGACGCGGCCGATCGAGTACAGGCCGGAGTTGCACGAGGACAGTGCGGCGGTAATAACGATCATGTTCATCACGTCGCCCACCCAGCCCAGGCCCATCTGGCCGAAGACGGTGACGAACGGTGAAACGCCGGCCTTGTACTGGTCGGACGGCAGCAGCATGGCCAGGAGAAGCACGGAACCGACGTAGAACACCACAATGCGGAGTACGACGGCGCGGATCGCCTTGGGCACTTCGCGCTTGGGGTTCTGCATTTCACCCGCAGTGATGCCGACGAGTTCGATGCCGTTGTAGGCGAAGATGACGGCGTTCAGGACCAGGACCATCACCAGGGCGCCCTTGGGGAACATGCCGCCTTCCTCGTGGAACAGGTTCGCCACGGAGGCGTGGCCGTTGCCCACCTGGGCGTTGGTGACCACCATGAAGGTGCCCACGGCCAGGAAGATCAGGATGGCGCCGACCTTGAGGCAGGAAGCCCAGAATTCAAACTCCCCGAACGCCTTGACGCTCAGGAGGTTCACGGCGACCAGCAGCGCGAGCGCGGCAATGGCGGACGCTTCGACCGGCACGTTGGGGAAGAAGAACTGGAAGTACAGGCCGATGGCGATGAGCTCCGCGATCCCGGTCATGCCCCAGTTGATGAAGTACATCCAGCCGGAGACAAACGCGCCCTTCTTGCCGAACATCTCGCCCGCGTAGCTGACAAAGGAGCCCGACGTCTGGCGGTACATGATCAGTTCGCCGAGGGCGCGCATCAGCAGGTACGCGATGACGCCGGCGATGGCGTAGGAGAAGATCAGCGCGGGGCCGGTGGAGGCCAGCCGGCCTCCGGCACCCATAAAGAGGCCGACGCCGATGGCGCCGCCCATCGAAATCATGGTCACATGGCGGCCGCTCAGGGTCTTTTTGTAGCCCTCGGCGCTGAGAGTTGAGTCAACGACGGCGGATTGCGCCGGCGCGCTCTGAAGTTCTGACGTACTTTGTGGCACAACTGTTCCTTGTTGGTTGAGGTATGGCCGGCACCGGAACGCAAGGTCTTGTCCACATAATTCGGGTTTATCCCGCGTTTGGGGAATTATGTGGACGAAAACTCTCAGGGCGTCGAGGGCTCGCGCGGCTTAACCAGCTTACAAGGCCCGCGGAACCGCCAGTGACGCAGACAACAGCATGGAGGAGATATGCCGAATGAATTCCTTATCTGGCGGAAGTTCTCAGAATAATATTCTGATGGTTATCGGTTTGGACGTCATAGCTGGTCAGAGGTTCGGCGCCGGTGGTAGAGCAGCCGGTGTCCAGCCGGAAGGCGTTCTGATGCAGCGGGCACAGCACCAGGTCCTGGTCGATGGTGCCGTCTGCGATCGGTCCGCCCTTGTGCGGGCAGACGGCGGACAGCGCCCGCAGGCTGCCGTCGCGCAGCCGGAAGACCGCCACCTGTTCGCCGTCCACGCCGAAGGCCCGCCCCTCCCCGAACGGGATCTGATCCACAGGGCCAAGATTGCGGCCGGCATTCATCGGACCGGCACCTGGGGAAGGACAGCGAGCGGCAGCGAGGTGCGGAACTGCCCGGGCGTTTGCGGATCGTCGCGTTCCGTCCAGGGGTCCACGTAGCTGTCCACGGAGGCCTGCATTGCGGCGTCGAGTTCGCCGGCGATGCCTTCCGCGTCGTCCACCACCACGGCGCGGATGTGCTCGATCCCCACCCGCGGCACAAAGGCGTAGGTCCGCTCCAGCCAGTTGGCGTTCTGCCGGTAGTACTCCATGAAGCGTCCGGTGAGCACTTTGACCTCCTCGGGATGGTCCACCGTGGCCAGCAGGTCACCCTTGCGGATGTGGGCGCCGGCCGCTCCCCCGACATAGATTTCCCAGCGGCCGCCTTCCACCGCCACCACGCCGACGTCCTTGACGAGCGATTCGGCGCAGTTCCGCGGGCAGCCCGAAACGGCCAGCTTCAGTTTGGCCGGCGACTCGATCCCCTGGAACCGTGACTCGATTTCGATGCCCAGCTTGGTGGAATCGCCCGTGCCGTAGCGGCAAAAATCCTTGCCCACGCAGGTCTTCACCGTGCGGAAGCTCTTCCCGTAGGCATAGCCCGAGGGCATGTCCAGGTCCGCCCAGACCTGCGGCAGGTCCTCCTTGGGCACACCCAGCAGGTCGATGCGCTGCCCGCCGGTCAGCTTGATCAGGGGAATGTTGTGCTTTTCGGCGACGTCGGCAATCCGGCGCAGCTGCTGCACGGACGTCACGCCGCCTTTCATCTGCGGCACCACGGAGAACGTGCCGTCCCGCTGGATGTTGGCATGCACGCGGTCGTTGATGAACCGGGCATCCCGCTCGTCGATGTACTGGTCCGCCAGCATCATCTTCATCAGCGACGCGAGGCCCATCTTCGATTTCGCGTCCTCCACGCTGCCCGGCGCGAGGGCGGCGAACACCGAGGACACCGAGCGCAGGCCCTGTTTCCGGATCGCGGCCATCAGGGCCGGCTTGTCCAGTGGAATGCCTGGCACGTAATAGCTGGCCGCCGGGTCCTCCTCCACGGCGCCGTCGGAGGCCCACTCCACCACCTGCTTCACCAGCAGCTTGCAGGAACCGCAGCCCTTGCCCGCCCGGGTGGCGTCCATGGCCCCCGCCACGGTGTTGCAGCCGCCCTTCACCGCATCCACGAGGGACTTCTTGCTGACGCCGTTGCAGTTGCAGACCTGCGCGCCGTCATCGAGCTCCGCCACGCCCTGCTCCTCGGCCGGGGCGCCCAGGTCGAACATCAGCGAGATCCGTTCCTCCGGCAGGGGCAGCCCCTTGTCGAAGGCCTGGGTCAGGTAGGCCACTTTGCGGCTGTCGCCGAGGAGCGTGGCGCCCACCATCTTGTTGTCCCGGATGACGATGGACTTGAACACCCCGCGGCTGGGCTCGGAGAAGACGATGTGTTCGTCCGTCTCCCGCTCCGGGCCCTGCAGGCCCATGGATGCGACTTCGACGCCGGCCACCTTGAGTTTGGTGGCGATCCGGGAGCCGAGGTAGGCCGAGGAAGTATCCGTGCCCGTGACGTGGTCGGCCAGCACCACGGCCTGCTCCCACAGCGGTGCCACGAGCCCATACACCTCGCCGCGGTGCTGGACGCATTCGCCCACCGCGTAGATGTCGTCCTCATCCACCACCCGCAGCTGGTCGTCCACCACGATGGCGCGTTCCACGTGCAGGCCGCTCAGCACCGCCAGGTCCACGTTGGGGCGGATTCCGGCGGCCACCACCACCATGTCGCAGCCGATGTCCGGCCGGTCCCGCAGCCGCACGCCGGTCACCCTGTCCGTGCCGAGGACTGCCGTGGTGCGGCTCCCGGTGTGCACCCGGATGCCCAGGGCCTCCACGCTGCGGCGGAGGATGGCTCCGCCGTCGGGCCCCATCTGGGCGTTCATCAGGTGCCCGCCGGAATGCACCACGTCGACGCCGACGCCATGGCTTTGCAGTCCGCGCGCTGCTTCCAACCCCAACAGGCCGCCCCCGATGACAACGGCGCTGCGTTGTCCATCCGAGGGATGGTTTTCGTATTGCGCGTGCTGCACCATGTTGCGGGTGTCGTCGATGGTGCGGAAGGTGAACACCCCGGGCTTGATGGAACCGCTGGGGGTGTAGAGGCCGTCCATCGGCGGCATGAAGGACTGGCTGCCGGTGGCGATGATCAGCACGTCATACGGGACCACATGGCCGTTGTTGGCGAAGACGTACTTGGTGAACCGGTCGATCCGTTCCACCCGGACCCCGGCATGCAGCGTGATGTTGTTGTCCCGGTACCAGTGCAGGGAATTCAGGAAGATGTCCGCATCGCTTTCCTCGCCGGAGAGGACGTGGCTGAGCATGATGCGGTTGTAGTTACCGTAGGGCTCGTCACCGAACATGGTGATGCTGAACTGCCCGGCGCCGCCGCGGGCCAGGATTTCCTCCACGGCCCGGGCGCCGGCCATGCCGTTGCCGATCACCACCAGCCGGCGGCGGGTTGGGGTTTTGCCCGCCCGCGCCTGGTGCCGGGGCCGGAGCTTGCCCTTCCCGAGGGGACTGGGCGGCGTGTTGGGCGGCGTCTTGTTTGCGACAGTTGTCATCAGTGTTCCACCATGCCCAGGTCGATGACCACGAAGCCCGCAACACCCTCGGCCGCCAGGAGGAACACTTCAATGACCGAGCCGCCCTCGATGTCCTCCACGACGCGGAGCGGCACGTGCACGTCGCTCTTGGCGCCGATGGGGAAATACCGCATGGGCACGCCGTCGCGCATTAGGACCACCGTGATCAGCTCGGAACTGGAGTTGCCGCCGCGGAAGTAGAGGGTCTGGTTGATGATCCCGTCCGGAACGAAGTGCGCGAGCTCCCGGTGGATGGGGGCCGGCTTTACGAGTCCGGCTCCCTCGAAGGGGAAGACGCCCTGTAGGAAAAGGTTCTTGGTGATCACGGGACGGATCCTTTCGGCCGGCTGAGTGCACCCCCGCGGAGAGCCGCACGGGCGCTACTTGAGCGTGGGAATCACTGACTCCCCTCCATCCTGCTCCGCGGTTGTTTCGGCCCGGCGCGCGCGGCGTAACGATCCCTTAACGCAAATCTCACCGCAAACCTCACCGCCTTCCAGGCTGCCGGCCGCACCGCTCCCCCATGCCTGGACCTAGGCCAGCGCGCCCTCCAGCATCGCGTAGCGCAACCAGCCCGGGCCGGCAGTGTTCCCGGCGGTGCTGCCGGCGGTGGCCCGCGCGGCGCACCTGCTGAACCACTCCCCCAGCGCGCGGTCGTGGCTCACCATGATCAGCGTCCCGCCGAAGTCCGAAAGTGCCGCTTCCAGCTGTTCCACCAGCACGGGGGCCAGGTGGTTGGTGGGCTCGTCCACCAGCATCGTCCCGTAGCCACCGAGCAGGAGGCGTGCAAGGGCCAGCCGGCGCTGCTGCCCGGCGGAAAGGCTCCCGACGGGGACGTGGAATTCGGTGGTCCGGAAGAGCCCCAGCCGCAGCAGCGCCTCGGCGTGCTCATCGATGTTTCCGCCCAGGCCGGCGGCGAAGGCCGGCAGCAGGCGCAGCCCGGGACGTGCCGGCGGTTCCAGCTCCTGCTGCAAATAGCCGATCCGGCCGCGCCGCACCACCGTGCCTCCAGCCGGTTCCAAAGTCCCCGCAAGCACGGACAGCAGCGTGGACTTTCCTGCCCCGTTGGGCCCGGTGATCAGGATCTTCTGGCCTGCCTCCACCCGGAAATCGGTGGGAGCCAGGCGCCCGGGCACGTACACGCCGCGGGCTTCCAGCGCTGGTCCTGCGGCATCGGCGCCGGCACCGGCACCGTCCTCCGCAGTCTCCGCCTGGAGATCCGCTGCCAGCTTCAGCGGAACCGGCGGCCGGTCGATGGGGTTGGCTTCGAGCCGGCGCAGCCGCTCCTGGGCATTGCGGACCTTGCTGGTGACGGCCTGTTGCCAGGTGCCGGCCTTGAAGTCGAAGCCCATTTTGTCGCCGTCGCGCCGGCGGGCGTATCCCATCTTCCCGGCCACGGTGTCCGCCTGAAGGCGTTCGGCTGCCATGGCATCCAGCCAGCCGCGGTACTGCTGCACCCAGCGTTCACGCTCGGCGGCTTTCTCCCGCAGGTACCCGTCATAGCCGTTCCCATAGCGGTTGACGGTGCACCGCTCCGCGTC
This genomic window from Arthrobacter sp. 24S4-2 contains:
- a CDS encoding amino acid permease — protein: MPQSTSELQSAPAQSAVVDSTLSAEGYKKTLSGRHVTMISMGGAIGVGLFMGAGGRLASTGPALIFSYAIAGVIAYLLMRALGELIMYRQTSGSFVSYAGEMFGKKGAFVSGWMYFINWGMTGIAELIAIGLYFQFFFPNVPVEASAIAALALLVAVNLLSVKAFGEFEFWASCLKVGAILIFLAVGTFMVVTNAQVGNGHASVANLFHEEGGMFPKGALVMVLVLNAVIFAYNGIELVGITAGEMQNPKREVPKAIRAVVLRIVVFYVGSVLLLAMLLPSDQYKAGVSPFVTVFGQMGLGWVGDVMNMIVITAALSSCNSGLYSIGRVFRTMANNGHAPKWLTRMSSRHVPYAAILAIAAFYLVGILLNIWLGGSHAFDLALNTASIGVIFTWGAIFASQIALRHKKGRVSELPMPGSPWTSWAGLIALLAITVLIGFDTMTDKATGEVFFLGLWTLATVPFFALVLWLGWQKVKNNQPKSELFS
- a CDS encoding Rieske (2Fe-2S) protein; its protein translation is MNAGRNLGPVDQIPFGEGRAFGVDGEQVAVFRLRDGSLRALSAVCPHKGGPIADGTIDQDLVLCPLHQNAFRLDTGCSTTGAEPLTSYDVQTDNHQNIILRTSAR
- the nirB gene encoding nitrite reductase large subunit NirB, giving the protein MAGARAVEEILARGGAGQFSITMFGDEPYGNYNRIMLSHVLSGEESDADIFLNSLHWYRDNNITLHAGVRVERIDRFTKYVFANNGHVVPYDVLIIATGSQSFMPPMDGLYTPSGSIKPGVFTFRTIDDTRNMVQHAQYENHPSDGQRSAVVIGGGLLGLEAARGLQSHGVGVDVVHSGGHLMNAQMGPDGGAILRRSVEALGIRVHTGSRTTAVLGTDRVTGVRLRDRPDIGCDMVVVAAGIRPNVDLAVLSGLHVERAIVVDDQLRVVDEDDIYAVGECVQHRGEVYGLVAPLWEQAVVLADHVTGTDTSSAYLGSRIATKLKVAGVEVASMGLQGPERETDEHIVFSEPSRGVFKSIVIRDNKMVGATLLGDSRKVAYLTQAFDKGLPLPEERISLMFDLGAPAEEQGVAELDDGAQVCNCNGVSKKSLVDAVKGGCNTVAGAMDATRAGKGCGSCKLLVKQVVEWASDGAVEEDPAASYYVPGIPLDKPALMAAIRKQGLRSVSSVFAALAPGSVEDAKSKMGLASLMKMMLADQYIDERDARFINDRVHANIQRDGTFSVVPQMKGGVTSVQQLRRIADVAEKHNIPLIKLTGGQRIDLLGVPKEDLPQVWADLDMPSGYAYGKSFRTVKTCVGKDFCRYGTGDSTKLGIEIESRFQGIESPAKLKLAVSGCPRNCAESLVKDVGVVAVEGGRWEIYVGGAAGAHIRKGDLLATVDHPEEVKVLTGRFMEYYRQNANWLERTYAFVPRVGIEHIRAVVVDDAEGIAGELDAAMQASVDSYVDPWTERDDPQTPGQFRTSLPLAVLPQVPVR
- a CDS encoding molybdopterin oxidoreductase, which codes for MITKNLFLQGVFPFEGAGLVKPAPIHRELAHFVPDGIINQTLYFRGGNSSSELITVVLMRDGVPMRYFPIGAKSDVHVPLRVVEDIEGGSVIEVFLLAAEGVAGFVVIDLGMVEH
- a CDS encoding ABC-F family ATP-binding cassette domain-containing protein, with protein sequence MTEHLSLTGVTHGYGDRQLFTAVDLSIGAGEHVAVVGENGAGKSTLLRILAGLESPDEGTTASHGRVGYLAQTTGLPASFTVGNAIDDALASLRAIEAELDRLESGLADADEEQLERYGNLQTQYQLREGYAAESRVEAALDRLGLGGLDRQRTLGSLSGGEQHRVALACVLADPADVLLLDEPTNHLDTSGTAWLEARLAAHRGTVVVVSHDRALLRKVAASVVEVDAERCTVNRYGNGYDGYLREKAAERERWVQQYRGWLDAMAAERLQADTVAGKMGYARRRDGDKMGFDFKAGTWQQAVTSKVRNAQERLRRLEANPIDRPPVPLKLAADLQAETAEDGAGAGADAAGPALEARGVYVPGRLAPTDFRVEAGQKILITGPNGAGKSTLLSVLAGTLEPAGGTVVRRGRIGYLQQELEPPARPGLRLLPAFAAGLGGNIDEHAEALLRLGLFRTTEFHVPVGSLSAGQQRRLALARLLLGGYGTMLVDEPTNHLAPVLVEQLEAALSDFGGTLIMVSHDRALGEWFSRCAARATAGSTAGNTAGPGWLRYAMLEGALA